The region GGTAGGTCCAATGGCAAACACATCAGATGTACTTTCTGAAACTTCGTGGCATTTCGGGAATTTCGGGAATGCACTGGATGTTCTATTCGTAATTTTCATTATTGTACTTACGTTTGTTGCATCAAAATTAGTTGGCAGGCTAATTCAGCATCAATTTGAACTGGCCAACCGTAGGATGGCTGTAGATGAAACTGCTTATCGAATGATCAGGCATACCTCCGTAGCTCTTGTCTATGTATTTGGATTAGTTCTGATAATTATGCGTTTTCCGACACTGCAAAATCTTTCTTTTGCTATCTTTGCAGGTGCAGGGTTTTTGGGTATAGTTGTTGGTCTTGCTGCCCAGAGCACAATGTCAAATATTATTTCAGGTGTATCCCTTGCCATATTTCGTCCCTTTAGGGTGGGAGATCGTGTTAATGTAAGGGATGATTACGGCAAGATTACGGACATCACTTTGCGTCATACGGTCGTTAAAACCTGGGACAACCGCAGGCTTATCATACCAAACCATGTAATCAGTGACGAAGCGATTGTGAATTGGACTATAGAGGACCCAACGGTATGCTGGCCTATTGATATCGGTATAAGCTATGATTCAGATATTGATCTGGCTCGTAAGATAATGGTCGAAGAAGGTCGCAAACATAAAAATACGATGTCTTTCTCTGAACTTCGTAAATATGATGAAAACTTCAGTGATGATGATGTTCTTGTCCTTCTAACAGGACTCGGAGACTTTGCAGTTAACCTAAAATTATTTGTTTGGGTGCGGGATAGAAGTTTTGCTTATGGTGCAGGATGTGAGATTAGGGAAGCCATCAAGAAACGTTTCGACAAGGAAGGAATAGAGATTCCATTCCCGTACAGGACATTGGTGTACAAAAAAGACCTGATTGCAGAAAAAAGTTACGTCGGGCAAAAAGAAGGAAAAGAGGATTTTTAATATCCTCTTCTTTTTTTATTCGTTTCCAAGTTCCCCATTGAAATACTTGTCATAGGAAGTCATATCAAAATGACCATGGCCACTCAGATTGAGCAGGATTGTCTTTTCTTCCCCTGTTTCCTTGCATTTCAGTGCTTCATCGATAGCACATTTGATTGCATGGGATGATTCAGGAGCTGGGGCAAATCCCTCTGTGCGGGCAAAGGTCACACCTGCTTCGAATACTTCGATCTGGTGGTAGTTTGTGGCTTCCATGAGACCTTCATTGACAAGCTGGCTGATTATGGGTGAACAACCGTGATAGCGCAGTCCACCGGCATGTATTGCAGGCGGGATGAAATCGTATCCCAGGGTATGCATTTTCAACAATGGTGTCATTTTTGCCATATCACCGTAATCATATCTGAATTCCCCTGCGCTTAAGGTAGGACATGCGGATGGTTCTACACCGATAACTCTCAGATCATTACCATCTATTTTATCTTTGATGAATGGAAGCCCGATTCCTGCAAGGTTACTACCGCCACCACAGCAGCCGATTACGATGTCTGGGTAATCCTCGGCCATTTTCATCTGTTCCTGGGTTTCCAGTCCTATTATTGTCTGGTGATGCATTACATGGTTAAGTACACTACCCAATGCATATTTGGTATTATCATTGAGAGCAGCATCTTCCACAGCTTCACTGATGGCTATACCCAGACTTCCGCTTGTATCAGGGAAATCTTCCTGTATCTTCCTGCCAAACTGGGTCTCATTGCTCGGGGATGGAATTACATTTGCTCCCCAGAGGTTGATGAGGGATTTTCTGTAAGGTTTCTGGTAGAAACTGGATTGTACCATGTATACCTTACATTCAATATCAAAATAGTTGCATGCAAGAGAAAGAGCACTTCCCCACTGTCCTGCTCCCGTTTCAGTAGTGATCCTTTCGGTTCCCTCTTTCATGTTGTAGTAAGCCTGGGCAATGGAGGTGTTGGGTTTGTGGCTGCCAGCAGGGCTCACACCTTCATGTTTGTAGTAGATTTTTGCAGGTGTGTCAAGTTCCTTTTCAAGTCTTGAGGCACGGTAGAGGGGTGATGGTCTCCAGA is a window of Methanohalophilus mahii DSM 5219 DNA encoding:
- a CDS encoding mechanosensitive ion channel family protein — translated: MANTSDVLSETSWHFGNFGNALDVLFVIFIIVLTFVASKLVGRLIQHQFELANRRMAVDETAYRMIRHTSVALVYVFGLVLIIMRFPTLQNLSFAIFAGAGFLGIVVGLAAQSTMSNIISGVSLAIFRPFRVGDRVNVRDDYGKITDITLRHTVVKTWDNRRLIIPNHVISDEAIVNWTIEDPTVCWPIDIGISYDSDIDLARKIMVEEGRKHKNTMSFSELRKYDENFSDDDVLVLLTGLGDFAVNLKLFVWVRDRSFAYGAGCEIREAIKKRFDKEGIEIPFPYRTLVYKKDLIAEKSYVGQKEGKEDF
- a CDS encoding TrpB-like pyridoxal phosphate-dependent enzyme, with translation MEYTKYILDENDMPKKWYNILPDMPTPLEPPLNPATNEPIKPEELEPLFARELIKQEMSDKRYINIPDEIKDIYKLWRPSPLYRASRLEKELDTPAKIYYKHEGVSPAGSHKPNTSIAQAYYNMKEGTERITTETGAGQWGSALSLACNYFDIECKVYMVQSSFYQKPYRKSLINLWGANVIPSPSNETQFGRKIQEDFPDTSGSLGIAISEAVEDAALNDNTKYALGSVLNHVMHHQTIIGLETQEQMKMAEDYPDIVIGCCGGGSNLAGIGLPFIKDKIDGNDLRVIGVEPSACPTLSAGEFRYDYGDMAKMTPLLKMHTLGYDFIPPAIHAGGLRYHGCSPIISQLVNEGLMEATNYHQIEVFEAGVTFARTEGFAPAPESSHAIKCAIDEALKCKETGEEKTILLNLSGHGHFDMTSYDKYFNGELGNE